TAAGCACCCCCGCGGTGCGGACCGCCCAATCCGCCATGGGGACGGCCAGCCAGCGGGAGAGCAGCACGACGGCCCCGAAGGCCCCGATCACGGCACTGATGCGCCTCGTCAATTTCATTTTGATCCACCTCTTATAAATTGTTGCAGGGCTTGCGCTGCGGGGGGCTTACATGCTGCGGGAGCAGATCGCGCGGAAAATGGCCAGCAGCACGAACGCGCTCACCGCACAGTAGAACAGGGTGTAGAACACGGTCATGTTGAAAAAGCTGGACACCAGCATGGCGACATACAGCCCGAACAGCAGGGTGAAGGCCGTGAGGTTCAGCGCCCGGGCAAACACAGCCTGGTTGCGCTCGTCCTGCTCTTCCAGGCGGGTGCGGCGCAGCTTTTCCTCGTTGTTCAAAAGGGCGCGGGTGCGCGCGGCCAGCACCGCCCCCGCCAGCGTGAGCCCGACGCCGATGCCGCACCAGATCCCCTCCAGGTGGGCGGTATCGTGAGCCTCGGCGATCCGGCCGCCCATCAGCAGCAGGGTGACGGCCAGGGTGAGCACACCCAGGACCGAGAGGCCGCAGAACAGCCGGACACGGCGGCGCAGGGCGGCTTTGTATTCCTCCAAAGTGGCGTTCTTTGCAGGGCAGCTGAACAATTTGATCAACATAAGTTATTCCTCCACTTCACTGAAATCGAATACCTGTTCGATGGGAAGCCCGAAATACCGGGCGAGCTTGTAGGCCAGCACCAGGCTGGCGGTGTATTTTCCAACCTCGAGGCTGGTGATGGTCTGCCGCGTTACGCCCACCGCGTCGGCCAGCTCCTGCTGGCTGAGCCTGCGGGCCTTGCGCAGCTCCGGGATTCTTGTATCCAAAC
This window of the Oscillospiraceae bacterium genome carries:
- a CDS encoding transcriptional regulator: MDTRIPELRKARRLSQQELADAVGVTRQTITSLEVGKYTASLVLAYKLARYFGLPIEQVFDFSEVEE